In the Thermodesulfovibrio yellowstonii DSM 11347 genome, one interval contains:
- a CDS encoding homoserine dehydrogenase — protein MKQVKVGIIGFGTVGTGTAKIILSQRELIKKRTGIELILKKVADKDIKRPREISLSEGVLIPDAWKIINDPEIDVVVELVGGIHPAKEFIIEALKKGKHVVTANKALLAEEGNEIFSIAKEKGLQVGFEASVGGGIPIIKVMREGLVANKMLAIYGIINGTTNFILTKMTNEGIDFQDALRQAQELGYAEADPTLDIEGIDSSHKITILASLAYGIPLSFKKTYCEGITKITAQDIAFAREFGYKIKLLAITKILNGEIELRVHPTMIPEDYLIAKVDGVFNAIYVEGDSVGATLYYGRGAGSMPTGSAVVADIVDIAKGTNSLPLDFSEKYSIKPIEEIESMYYFRFTALDRPGVLSKISGVFGQHNISIASVIQKGRSKAGAVPLVILTHKAKEKDVLEALEKIDKLPVVAAKSVFIRVEGQET, from the coding sequence ATGAAACAGGTTAAAGTTGGCATCATAGGTTTTGGAACAGTAGGCACAGGAACAGCAAAAATTATTCTTAGCCAAAGAGAACTTATAAAAAAAAGAACGGGAATAGAGCTTATTCTTAAAAAAGTTGCTGATAAGGATATAAAAAGACCAAGGGAGATAAGCCTTTCCGAAGGTGTTCTCATCCCTGATGCCTGGAAGATTATAAATGATCCTGAAATAGATGTTGTAGTAGAACTGGTTGGTGGAATTCATCCGGCAAAGGAGTTCATCATTGAAGCATTAAAAAAGGGTAAACATGTTGTTACAGCAAATAAGGCTCTTTTAGCAGAAGAAGGAAATGAAATTTTTAGCATAGCTAAAGAAAAAGGACTTCAGGTAGGATTTGAGGCAAGCGTAGGAGGCGGAATTCCGATAATTAAAGTAATGAGAGAAGGACTTGTTGCAAATAAAATGCTTGCAATTTATGGAATCATTAATGGAACAACAAATTTTATTCTTACAAAAATGACAAATGAAGGGATTGATTTTCAGGATGCTCTCAGGCAGGCTCAGGAACTTGGTTATGCAGAAGCAGATCCAACGCTTGACATAGAAGGAATAGACTCATCACATAAGATAACGATTCTTGCATCTTTGGCTTACGGGATTCCATTAAGCTTTAAAAAGACATATTGTGAAGGAATTACAAAAATAACTGCTCAGGATATAGCCTTTGCAAGAGAGTTTGGTTATAAAATTAAGCTTCTTGCAATAACAAAAATTCTTAATGGAGAAATTGAACTAAGAGTTCATCCTACAATGATTCCAGAGGATTATTTGATAGCTAAAGTTGACGGAGTTTTTAATGCCATATATGTGGAAGGAGACAGTGTAGGCGCAACTCTTTATTATGGTAGAGGAGCTGGAAGCATGCCTACAGGTAGTGCTGTGGTAGCTGATATTGTAGATATTGCAAAGGGCACAAATTCTCTACCACTTGATTTTTCAGAAAAATACAGTATCAAGCCAATTGAAGAGATAGAAAGCATGTACTATTTCAGATTTACTGCCTTAGATCGTCCTGGAGTTCTTTCAAAGATTTCAGGAGTATTTGGACAACACAATATAAGCATCGCATCAGTAATTCAAAAAGGCAGGTCAAAGGCTGGTGCAGTTCCTCTTGTAATATTAACGCATAAGGCAAAGGAAAAAGATGTGCTTGAGGCTCTTGAGAAGATTGATAAACTACCTGTTGTCGCAGCAAAGAGTGTATTTATAAGGGTTGAAGGACAGGAAACATAG
- a CDS encoding DNA translocase FtsK → MRQRVIYKKPIKKSSLNKKTEEIKDFSALNIFKAILLIAFSVYLAITLISYNFLDPSPLTFTKSKPLNYGGIVGSYLSDLLLSTFGIATFLIPLLLVFYGIRKFTGKKLNIGKLIWFLTLLFSLSIMLEPLRKNIETYKKLPEGISWIAFHLTEKFLSIAGTYILWASVFIASVILIKPELIKRKEISSIKETSPEAGEGIKVVKVSKPEEPVKKADNLNLKSETRLKPKDIDEKQKIEAEQKGFIIPPLSLLKIEKHDDNISKEEIIASASSIEARFAEFGIHGTIKEVHPGPVVTMYEFEPASGIKLSKIITLSDELALSLKAQSIRIYPIPGRSAIGIEVPNKKRQIVRLGEIIASEKFQSSASYLALALGKDIYGNPVITDLSKMPHLLVAGATGSGKSVCLNTMILSLLYKATPHDVRLLLIDPKLLELSTYENIPHLMSPVITDPKEASEALKKVIVEMERRYKLFASKGFRNIDSYNQTVSFEEKVPYIVVFIDEFADLMFTAPTEVEQAVTRIAQMARASGIHLVVATQRPSVDVITGIIKANFPARIAFQVTSRVDSRTILDTQGAEKLLGMGDMLFMVSGVKIIRVHGAYVGEEEVKAVTEYLRSQGSPDYSLFESIQIPTENKENGKVNGGEKDELYEAVIEYATQAGEISISLIQRRFKIGYNRAARIMDLLEEDGLVGPPQGAGKPRKFIGKF, encoded by the coding sequence ATGCGACAAAGGGTAATATATAAAAAGCCGATAAAAAAAAGTTCTTTGAACAAAAAAACTGAAGAAATCAAAGATTTTTCAGCTTTAAATATTTTTAAAGCTATTTTATTAATCGCCTTTTCAGTTTATCTTGCTATAACCCTTATAAGTTACAATTTTTTAGACCCCTCACCTTTAACTTTTACAAAATCAAAACCATTAAACTATGGAGGGATAGTTGGTTCATATCTTTCAGACCTTTTACTAAGTACCTTTGGAATTGCTACATTTTTAATTCCGCTACTTTTAGTTTTCTACGGAATCAGAAAGTTTACTGGTAAAAAGCTAAATATAGGAAAACTTATATGGTTTCTAACCCTGCTGTTTTCTTTATCCATCATGCTTGAACCATTAAGGAAAAATATTGAGACCTATAAAAAACTTCCAGAAGGTATTTCATGGATAGCCTTTCATCTGACTGAAAAGTTTCTTTCAATTGCAGGAACTTATATTTTGTGGGCTTCTGTCTTCATTGCTTCAGTTATTCTTATTAAGCCAGAATTGATAAAAAGAAAAGAAATTAGTTCTATTAAAGAAACCTCTCCTGAAGCTGGTGAGGGAATAAAGGTTGTGAAAGTTTCAAAACCTGAAGAACCTGTAAAAAAGGCTGATAATTTAAATCTCAAAAGCGAAACCAGATTAAAGCCTAAGGACATTGATGAAAAACAAAAAATTGAAGCAGAGCAAAAGGGTTTTATAATTCCACCTCTTTCTCTTTTAAAAATTGAAAAGCATGATGACAATATATCAAAGGAAGAAATTATAGCCTCTGCCAGTAGCATTGAAGCAAGATTTGCTGAATTTGGTATTCATGGGACAATAAAAGAGGTCCATCCAGGTCCTGTGGTTACAATGTATGAATTTGAACCTGCAAGCGGGATAAAACTCAGTAAAATCATAACTCTCAGTGATGAACTTGCCCTTTCACTTAAAGCTCAGAGCATAAGAATATATCCAATTCCAGGAAGGTCTGCAATTGGCATAGAAGTCCCAAATAAAAAAAGACAGATTGTAAGACTCGGTGAGATTATTGCATCAGAAAAGTTTCAAAGCAGTGCCTCTTACTTAGCTCTTGCACTTGGTAAAGATATATACGGAAATCCTGTAATAACTGACCTTTCAAAAATGCCCCACTTACTTGTGGCAGGTGCAACCGGCTCTGGTAAAAGTGTATGTTTAAATACAATGATTTTAAGTCTCCTTTATAAAGCAACTCCGCATGATGTAAGACTTCTTCTTATTGACCCAAAGCTTCTTGAGCTTTCAACATATGAAAATATTCCTCATCTAATGTCCCCTGTTATAACAGACCCTAAGGAAGCATCCGAAGCTTTGAAAAAAGTAATTGTTGAAATGGAACGAAGATACAAACTTTTTGCATCAAAAGGATTTAGAAACATTGATAGTTACAATCAGACAGTTTCTTTTGAAGAAAAAGTTCCATATATTGTTGTTTTTATTGATGAGTTTGCAGACTTGATGTTCACAGCACCAACAGAAGTTGAACAGGCTGTTACCAGAATTGCTCAGATGGCAAGAGCATCAGGAATTCATCTTGTTGTTGCAACACAGCGTCCAAGTGTTGATGTAATAACAGGAATAATTAAGGCAAACTTTCCTGCAAGAATTGCCTTTCAGGTTACATCCCGTGTGGATTCAAGAACAATACTTGATACACAGGGCGCTGAAAAGCTTCTTGGAATGGGTGATATGCTTTTTATGGTTTCAGGTGTAAAAATAATAAGAGTTCATGGTGCCTATGTAGGCGAAGAGGAAGTTAAAGCAGTAACTGAATATTTACGCAGTCAAGGTAGTCCTGATTATAGTCTTTTTGAATCAATACAAATACCTACTGAAAACAAAGAAAATGGAAAGGTAAATGGTGGCGAAAAAGATGAACTTTATGAAGCAGTGATTGAATATGCCACCCAGGCTGGTGAAATATCAATCTCTCTTATACAGAGAAGATTTAAAATAGGTTATAATCGTGCAGCAAGGATCATGGATTTACTTGAAGAAGATGGGCTTGTAGGTCCACCACAGGGTGCGGGCAAACCAAGAAAATTTATAGGTAAATTTTAG
- a CDS encoding cold-shock protein, translating to MAFEGRVKWFNESKGFGFIQQDGGQDVFVHYTSIKGDGFKTLKQGDRVKFDVVEGDRGPKAVNVEKV from the coding sequence ATGGCTTTTGAAGGACGTGTTAAGTGGTTTAATGAGTCTAAGGGATTCGGATTCATTCAGCAGGATGGCGGACAGGATGTCTTTGTCCATTACACTTCAATTAAAGGTGATGGATTCAAGACCCTGAAACAGGGTGACAGAGTTAAATTTGACGTTGTTGAAGGAGACCGTGGACCTAAAGCAGTTAATGTAGAAAAAGTCTGA
- the alaC gene encoding alanine transaminase: MFDFPRIKRLPPYVFAVVNQLKTELRRKGEDIIDLGMGNPDLPTPKHIVDKLCEAAKLSKNHRYSASRGITQLRCAISEWYKRRFDVDIDPETEAVVTIGSKEGLSHLLLASVQPGDVVLTPSPAYPIHPYGAIIAGGDVRTFNVCPCMDFFEELERAFKNSWPRPKILIINFPHNPTTAVVENLDFFRKVVDFAKENNIMVIHDFAYADLVFDDYKAPSFLQVPGAKDVGVEFFSMTKSYSMAGWRVGFCVGNKEIVGALTKIKSYLDYGMFQPIQIASIVALRGPQDCVEEIRKTYERRRDVLIKGLNQAGWKVPPPKATMFVWAEIPEQFKKMGSLEFCKFLINEAKVAVSPGIGFGEGGEGFVRFALVENEHRIRQATKGIKKALNLVPAVKKIRKVG, encoded by the coding sequence ATGTTTGATTTTCCGAGAATTAAAAGATTGCCTCCTTATGTATTCGCAGTGGTTAATCAGCTCAAAACAGAACTTAGAAGAAAAGGTGAGGATATTATAGACCTTGGCATGGGTAATCCTGATTTACCAACACCTAAACACATTGTTGACAAACTTTGTGAAGCTGCAAAACTTTCAAAAAACCACCGATATTCAGCAAGTAGAGGCATTACTCAGCTTAGATGTGCTATTTCAGAGTGGTATAAAAGAAGATTTGATGTGGACATAGACCCTGAAACAGAGGCAGTAGTTACTATTGGTTCAAAAGAGGGACTAAGTCATCTTCTTTTAGCATCTGTCCAACCAGGGGATGTAGTTCTTACCCCCTCACCTGCCTATCCTATTCATCCCTATGGAGCAATTATTGCAGGAGGAGATGTAAGGACATTTAATGTTTGCCCGTGTATGGACTTTTTTGAAGAGCTTGAAAGAGCTTTTAAAAACTCCTGGCCCAGACCAAAAATTTTGATAATTAACTTTCCACATAATCCTACAACAGCAGTCGTGGAAAATCTTGATTTCTTTAGAAAAGTTGTTGATTTCGCGAAAGAAAACAATATCATGGTTATCCATGATTTTGCTTATGCAGACCTTGTTTTTGATGATTATAAAGCACCAAGTTTTCTTCAAGTCCCAGGAGCAAAAGATGTAGGTGTAGAGTTTTTTTCAATGACTAAAAGCTATTCAATGGCTGGGTGGAGAGTAGGATTTTGTGTTGGTAATAAAGAGATTGTTGGCGCACTTACAAAAATAAAAAGTTACCTTGACTACGGAATGTTTCAACCTATTCAAATTGCCTCAATAGTGGCACTGCGGGGTCCTCAGGATTGTGTTGAAGAGATAAGAAAGACTTACGAAAGAAGAAGAGATGTTCTCATAAAAGGATTGAATCAGGCAGGATGGAAAGTTCCTCCACCAAAAGCAACAATGTTTGTATGGGCGGAGATTCCAGAACAATTCAAAAAAATGGGATCTCTTGAATTCTGCAAATTTTTAATAAATGAAGCAAAAGTAGCAGTTTCTCCAGGTATTGGATTTGGTGAAGGTGGAGAAGGATTTGTCAGATTTGCTCTTGTTGAGAATGAACACAGAATAAGACAGGCAACAAAAGGAATTAAAAAGGCTCTAAATCTTGTTCCAGCAGTAAAGAAAATAAGAAAAGTTGGTTAA
- a CDS encoding undecaprenyl-diphosphate phosphatase, which translates to MDELFKAIILGIIQGITEFLPISSTAHLVITPWIFGWSGIVNSLSFDIAVHVGTLISLLYCFWKDWINIFFRERKMLLFIIIGTIPAGIAGIAFHDLIESALRHPLIIVVTLILVGFLMLYAEKVGKKLIRSITLSDAVVIGTAQAIALIPGVSRSGITITAGLFKGLDRAYAAKFSFLLSTPAIAGAAMLDFYKSIKIGHSHDYSLFIIGVISAAITGIIAIKFLLSFLQKYPLNLFIYYRWFLAVVIFLLYFFRN; encoded by the coding sequence ATGGATGAACTTTTTAAAGCTATTATTCTTGGAATTATTCAGGGAATTACTGAGTTTTTACCAATAAGCAGTACTGCCCATCTTGTGATAACGCCATGGATTTTTGGTTGGAGTGGAATTGTTAATTCACTGAGTTTTGATATTGCTGTTCATGTGGGAACTCTTATATCCCTTCTTTATTGCTTCTGGAAAGACTGGATAAATATATTTTTCAGAGAAAGAAAAATGCTACTATTTATCATAATCGGAACAATTCCTGCAGGTATTGCAGGTATAGCTTTTCATGATTTGATAGAAAGTGCACTGAGACATCCTTTAATTATTGTGGTTACACTTATATTAGTTGGATTTCTAATGCTTTATGCAGAAAAAGTAGGTAAAAAATTAATAAGATCTATAACTCTTTCAGATGCTGTAGTAATTGGTACAGCTCAAGCAATAGCTCTTATTCCAGGGGTTTCACGTTCTGGTATAACAATTACAGCAGGATTATTTAAAGGACTTGATAGAGCCTATGCAGCAAAGTTTTCGTTTCTGCTTTCAACACCTGCAATTGCAGGTGCTGCAATGCTGGATTTTTATAAATCTATAAAAATTGGACACTCCCATGATTACTCTCTTTTCATTATTGGAGTAATTTCAGCTGCAATTACTGGAATAATAGCAATTAAATTTTTACTTAGCTTTCTCCAAAAGTATCCTCTCAATCTTTTCATATACTACAGATGGTTTTTAGCGGTTGTTATTTTTCTGTTATATTTTTTTAGAAACTGA
- a CDS encoding HesA/MoeB/ThiF family protein produces MKDRKHSLLRYHRQIILSYIGKEGQEKLNKSKVLIVGAGGLGSVVAYYLASSGIGYIGIVDPDIVELSNLQRQILHNEEHIGMPKAISAMINLKKLNSEINILPYPEEINKRNVFELINSYDIVVACPDNFKTRFILNDACFKLQKPLVVGAVSEFEGHVLNVIPPEGPCYNCLFEDAKDENFVQGILAPVAGIIGSIQAVETLKILLSIGESLHGRMLIYDALKDIFREVKFLKNPSCQICKRC; encoded by the coding sequence TTGAAGGACAGGAAACATAGTCTTTTGAGATATCATAGACAAATTATACTTTCTTATATAGGCAAAGAAGGGCAAGAAAAACTTAATAAATCAAAAGTATTAATTGTAGGCGCAGGTGGGCTTGGTAGCGTTGTTGCATATTATCTTGCTTCATCTGGCATTGGATATATAGGAATAGTTGACCCCGATATAGTGGAACTAAGTAATCTTCAAAGACAGATTCTCCACAATGAAGAACATATTGGCATGCCAAAAGCTATTTCAGCAATGATAAATCTCAAAAAACTCAACAGTGAAATAAATATACTTCCTTATCCTGAAGAAATCAACAAAAGAAATGTTTTTGAGTTAATTAATTCCTATGATATTGTTGTTGCATGTCCAGATAATTTTAAAACAAGATTTATCCTTAATGATGCCTGTTTTAAATTACAAAAACCTCTTGTAGTAGGTGCTGTCTCAGAGTTTGAAGGGCATGTTTTAAATGTGATTCCTCCAGAAGGACCATGCTATAACTGCCTTTTTGAAGATGCAAAGGATGAGAATTTTGTTCAGGGTATTTTAGCTCCGGTTGCAGGTATAATTGGTTCTATTCAGGCTGTTGAAACACTAAAGATTTTACTTTCTATTGGCGAGTCCTTACATGGCAGAATGCTCATTTATGATGCTTTGAAGGATATTTTCAGAGAAGTAAAATTTTTAAAAAATCCATCATGTCAAATTTGCAAACGATGTTAA
- a CDS encoding phospholipase D family protein, translating into MDLFTKKVSYLHILYNDKPFKEDPLSLFYHNFTDLRVVTYVSSPDFFFDKVKTFKKVITILGEEESAREFYVLDPTSEERFIHSAEADPEVLEALTTGKIELRYMKAGERIHSKIYILSDDEGSLRVMVGSANFTNSAFSNSRQYEELIVYDSSYNPLFCKTYLNRFEEIYQNSVDFLSEKTRKKLQSLILKTENILIFTPDDRTESIVERVQRQIQSGGDAESLVVEVMDERERIDKKIMEIERIEKIIEHVTKKTKNGYSFEPKQKLVTLKDKLREIVSFSHKRTQEFIDKRNFLYLNPANWEFYVKENEQAVSYTVSLTKEELQSNLAKLVNFVNSYWEFAIYKDREVLKRVFEAILFAFTSPFIYLIRKHVKKHKGDEKLAEIPIVLILGGLANTGKTKLLLFINKLLGNNFEVFNYKDIYTKTQRILYDIFSSNNVFPILVDEIYDNFFRGEGERLIKTLTNTITDPHPCLIGTSNVGFSAESQVIRRIYYLHFGSPFSEDKKAKEKAEKYFEEKVDGIDDSLFRYFLKEFAKKMTDEEFFKIEDPLFLSRQIFIEMFKQTELEVPDFISESPCGDYYKIGSQEWQAFYLTRKKDFKEMKDGGEKFFVVDLKSIYEPKDAEALKNKLPPSVVKSSGTPLILHKNRFLHFIGQKEGFLKKILG; encoded by the coding sequence ATGGATTTATTCACAAAAAAAGTTTCTTATCTGCACATTCTTTACAATGACAAGCCATTTAAAGAAGATCCTCTTTCACTTTTTTATCATAACTTTACCGACTTAAGGGTTGTTACCTATGTTTCTTCTCCTGATTTTTTCTTTGATAAGGTGAAAACATTTAAAAAGGTCATAACCATATTGGGAGAGGAAGAATCAGCAAGAGAATTCTATGTGCTTGACCCAACTTCTGAAGAGAGATTTATCCATTCTGCTGAGGCAGACCCTGAAGTTCTTGAAGCTCTTACAACCGGGAAAATTGAGCTAAGATATATGAAAGCAGGTGAGCGAATACACTCAAAGATTTATATACTTTCTGATGATGAGGGGAGTTTAAGAGTAATGGTAGGTTCTGCAAATTTCACTAACTCTGCTTTTAGTAATAGCAGACAGTATGAAGAGCTCATTGTCTATGACAGTTCCTATAATCCTTTGTTCTGCAAAACATATCTCAATAGATTTGAAGAGATATATCAAAACTCTGTGGATTTCTTAAGCGAAAAAACAAGAAAAAAGCTTCAAAGTCTGATATTAAAAACAGAGAATATTCTAATATTTACACCAGATGATAGAACTGAAAGCATTGTTGAAAGGGTGCAAAGACAGATACAGAGTGGAGGAGATGCAGAAAGTTTGGTAGTTGAGGTTATGGATGAAAGGGAAAGGATAGATAAAAAAATAATGGAGATTGAAAGAATTGAAAAAATCATTGAGCATGTGACTAAGAAAACAAAAAATGGCTATTCTTTTGAACCAAAGCAAAAATTAGTAACACTTAAGGACAAGCTCAGGGAAATTGTATCCTTCTCTCACAAAAGAACTCAGGAGTTCATTGATAAAAGAAACTTTCTTTATCTAAATCCCGCTAACTGGGAGTTTTATGTAAAAGAAAATGAGCAGGCTGTTTCCTATACAGTAAGCCTTACAAAAGAAGAACTACAAAGCAATCTTGCAAAACTTGTTAACTTTGTCAATTCTTATTGGGAATTTGCAATTTACAAAGACAGAGAAGTGCTTAAAAGAGTATTTGAGGCAATACTTTTTGCCTTTACCTCACCGTTTATATATCTCATAAGAAAGCATGTAAAGAAACATAAAGGAGATGAAAAACTTGCAGAAATACCGATTGTTTTAATACTTGGAGGGCTTGCAAACACTGGAAAGACAAAACTTCTTTTATTTATAAACAAACTACTTGGCAACAACTTTGAAGTATTCAATTACAAAGACATCTATACAAAAACACAGAGAATTCTCTATGACATATTTTCTTCAAACAATGTCTTTCCCATTTTAGTTGATGAAATATACGATAACTTCTTTAGAGGAGAAGGAGAAAGACTGATAAAGACTCTCACAAACACAATTACTGACCCTCATCCCTGTCTTATTGGCACATCAAATGTGGGATTTAGCGCAGAAAGTCAGGTAATAAGAAGAATTTATTACTTACATTTTGGCTCACCTTTCTCAGAGGATAAAAAAGCAAAAGAAAAGGCAGAAAAATATTTTGAGGAAAAAGTTGATGGTATTGACGACAGCTTATTTAGATATTTCCTTAAAGAGTTTGCAAAAAAAATGACTGATGAAGAGTTTTTCAAGATTGAAGACCCTCTATTTCTTTCAAGACAAATATTTATTGAGATGTTTAAACAAACAGAACTGGAAGTTCCAGATTTTATAAGTGAAAGCCCTTGTGGAGATTACTACAAGATAGGAAGTCAGGAATGGCAAGCTTTTTATCTTACAAGAAAGAAAGATTTCAAAGAGATGAAAGACGGAGGTGAGAAATTTTTTGTAGTAGACCTCAAAAGCATTTATGAGCCAAAGGATGCAGAGGCACTTAAAAACAAACTTCCTCCAAGTGTTGTAAAGTCTTCTGGAACTCCTTTGATTCTTCATAAAAATAGATTCCTTCATTTTATTGGGCAAAAAGAAGGATTTTTGAAGAAAATCCTCGGATGA
- the lipA gene encoding lipoyl synthase, with the protein MRGLSAPFNKSLKMPLPEWVKTQLKEIKKTQNFFKKHKLNTVCETLRCPNRTICYKQPTATFMIMGEVCTRGCKFCNAEKGYPEPLDNSEPEKIAIAVKEMSLKYVVITSPTRDDLIDGGAKHFAKTVETIKKLNPDILVEVLVPDFQGNKTSIETILNSGVAVFAHNIETVKKFYGSVRKAVYIRSLNILKTAKEINSEIITKSGFMLGLGENIEEVYNILKDLKNVECDIVTIGQYLQPSKKALPVVEYIKPAVFEKIAEKAVQIGFKAVVSGPLIRSSTKAYESYLAVKEERYGKL; encoded by the coding sequence CTGAGGGGGCTTTCTGCCCCCTTTAATAAATCTCTCAAAATGCCTCTTCCAGAATGGGTTAAAACCCAACTTAAAGAAATTAAAAAAACACAAAATTTTTTTAAAAAACACAAACTTAATACTGTGTGTGAGACATTGAGATGTCCAAATAGAACTATATGTTATAAGCAACCAACCGCAACATTTATGATTATGGGTGAAGTATGCACAAGGGGATGTAAATTTTGTAATGCAGAAAAAGGTTATCCAGAACCATTAGATAATTCAGAGCCAGAAAAAATTGCTATTGCAGTAAAAGAGATGTCATTAAAATATGTTGTTATAACATCTCCTACAAGAGATGACCTGATTGATGGAGGAGCGAAACATTTTGCAAAAACAGTTGAAACAATAAAAAAGTTAAATCCAGATATACTGGTAGAAGTTTTAGTGCCAGATTTTCAGGGAAACAAAACTTCTATTGAAACTATTTTGAATTCAGGTGTTGCTGTTTTTGCACATAACATAGAGACAGTTAAAAAATTTTATGGTTCTGTTAGAAAGGCTGTTTATATCCGTTCTCTAAATATTCTTAAAACTGCTAAAGAGATTAACTCAGAAATAATAACAAAATCAGGATTTATGTTAGGACTTGGTGAAAATATAGAAGAAGTATACAACATTTTGAAAGATTTAAAAAATGTAGAATGTGACATAGTTACAATAGGGCAGTATCTTCAGCCTTCAAAAAAAGCTCTGCCTGTAGTAGAATATATAAAACCAGCAGTTTTTGAAAAAATTGCGGAGAAAGCTGTGCAAATAGGATTTAAGGCTGTGGTAAGCGGGCCTCTTATCAGGAGTTCAACAAAAGCTTATGAATCATATTTAGCAGTAAAGGAGGAAAGATATGGAAAACTTTGA
- a CDS encoding iron-containing alcohol dehydrogenase, which translates to MENFEFYNPTRIIFGKEAEKKIGKILEKDDVERVLFVYGKSSIKETGLYDRIVKALKKEGIEFIEHGGVKPNPVLSHTREGIEKAKKHKVDAILAVGGGSVIDEGKTIAVGTKTDKDVWDFFKRNKEIKKALPIYVILTLAATGSEMNGFAVITNEETQEKLSISSEHIFPRVSILNPELTFTVSAKYQAYAAVDAIAHVIEHYFSGSYCPNLQNRFVEGLIKTVMETTEIILKEQKNYNARAEFMWAATLALNGLAKLGIKGGSFPNHMIAHSLGAIYDLPHGACLSIVIPAWMKWYQEKNLIQFERFAKEIFGVNTATEGVFQLKEWFRKIGAPVSLKEAGISIGEIDRIVDNAYNIAKVWQMEKDYTKEVLTEIIKNAND; encoded by the coding sequence ATGGAAAACTTTGAATTTTATAATCCTACAAGAATTATATTTGGCAAGGAAGCTGAGAAAAAAATTGGCAAAATTTTAGAAAAAGATGATGTGGAAAGAGTTCTTTTTGTTTATGGTAAATCATCCATAAAGGAAACTGGACTCTATGATAGAATTGTAAAGGCACTAAAAAAAGAAGGAATTGAGTTTATAGAACATGGAGGAGTAAAACCAAATCCTGTACTTTCTCATACAAGGGAAGGAATTGAAAAGGCAAAGAAACATAAGGTTGACGCAATTTTAGCAGTAGGTGGTGGCTCTGTTATTGATGAGGGGAAAACCATTGCAGTAGGTACAAAAACTGATAAAGATGTATGGGATTTCTTTAAAAGGAACAAAGAAATAAAAAAGGCTTTACCGATTTATGTAATACTTACCCTTGCAGCAACTGGAAGTGAGATGAACGGTTTTGCTGTGATTACAAATGAGGAAACACAGGAAAAACTTTCCATTTCCTCAGAGCATATCTTCCCAAGAGTGTCTATTTTGAATCCTGAGCTTACTTTTACAGTATCAGCTAAGTATCAGGCATACGCAGCAGTTGATGCTATTGCCCATGTGATTGAGCATTATTTTAGTGGAAGTTATTGCCCCAATCTTCAGAACAGGTTTGTTGAGGGTTTAATTAAAACAGTAATGGAGACAACAGAAATAATTCTTAAAGAACAAAAAAACTACAACGCAAGAGCAGAGTTTATGTGGGCTGCTACACTTGCTTTAAACGGACTTGCAAAGTTAGGGATAAAAGGAGGGAGTTTCCCAAATCACATGATTGCTCATTCTCTTGGAGCAATTTACGACTTACCTCACGGTGCCTGTCTTAGTATTGTAATACCAGCATGGATGAAATGGTATCAAGAAAAAAATCTTATACAGTTTGAAAGATTTGCAAAAGAAATATTTGGTGTCAATACAGCAACCGAAGGAGTTTTTCAACTGAAGGAATGGTTTAGGAAAATAGGTGCACCAGTGAGCTTAAAAGAAGCAGGAATATCCATTGGAGAAATTGATAGAATTGTTGATAATGCTTACAATATAGCAAAAGTTTGGCAGATGGAAAAGGATTACACAAAAGAGGTATTGACAGAAATAATAAAAAATGCAAATGATTAA
- a CDS encoding M67 family metallopeptidase: MLKIKREIFNEMIQHCRECLPYEACGILAGKDNFISKIYKIKNIEQSSVSYFMNPKEQLLAMKDMKTYGMDMLAIFHSHPLGSAEPSQKDIELAFYDVYHIIVAIEPKFEVKCFKIENRKFDEQELFIE, translated from the coding sequence ATGTTAAAAATTAAAAGAGAAATATTCAATGAAATGATACAGCACTGTAGAGAGTGTTTACCTTATGAAGCATGCGGTATTCTTGCAGGAAAGGATAATTTTATCTCTAAAATTTACAAAATAAAAAACATTGAACAGTCTTCAGTAAGTTACTTTATGAATCCGAAAGAACAACTTCTTGCTATGAAAGACATGAAAACTTATGGTATGGATATGCTTGCCATATTTCATAGTCATCCCCTTGGTAGTGCTGAGCCTTCTCAGAAAGATATAGAACTTGCTTTTTATGATGTGTATCATATAATAGTCGCTATTGAACCAAAGTTTGAGGTGAAATGTTTTAAGATAGAAAATAGAAAGTTTGATGAACAAGAATTATTTATTGAGTAA